A DNA window from Xyrauchen texanus isolate HMW12.3.18 chromosome 6, RBS_HiC_50CHRs, whole genome shotgun sequence contains the following coding sequences:
- the LOC127645639 gene encoding sterile alpha motif domain-containing protein 7-like, with protein sequence MTPREQLRKITALGEQGALDEKHWYRLVNGMSTGELRQRQELMMRNQMAMAPQILAQGQQRLQGVPTQFDPRFIERELVPPTEMVSADARQIHMGTHLGQPPPQNSNVIPGRGFPGTAGYGYLPAETMETVARRQELIHKQNIARMEMNAILHQKELENAHQKGLIGMENPMMYQGIQHNPMAFRGRQRLPEGHDVFIHRTALEDLHANSLLMSNPYPPISTLQRERGRRTGRRATNHKSSDSNLTLPKCQSEEKNVEQSPGGASGEEKEAEGKGDMSNEAPISKPHHTIMETELSSGSSRKRFKEGEPGIHKACISGQEGCSEVTNCKPSTIDKDISNPCSAFQEKFLYPSATGPTGMPYLLPVPGKGFLPFGSPNMFLNGEDVSSQEDVRKWTVDDVYNFISEIPSCSEYAQTFKDHMIDGETLPLLTEDHLLDTLGLKLGPALKIRSLLSRRLGNMYYNMMNLPLPVSGLQPALEKGGDRSSDISSPLNCNSVEMLGSPRDTEALKSTEPVTEADNSSPTQMSETA encoded by the exons ATGACCCCACGTGAGCAGCTAAGGAAGATAACAGCACTGGGAGAGCAAGGTGCTCTAGATGAGAAACACTGGTACCGACTGGTCAATGGAATGTCTACTGGAG AGTTGCGTCAGAGGCAGGAGCTCATGATGAGGAACCAGATGGCAATGGCTCCACAGATCCTGGCTCAGGGGCAGCAGAGACTTCAGGGTGTGCCCACACAGTTTGATCCCCGCTTCATTGAGAG AGAACTGGTGCCACCCACTGAAATGGTGTCAGCTGATGCTAGACAAATCCACATGGGTACCCATCTTGGCCAACCTCCGCCCCAAAATTCCAACGTTATTCCAGGCAGAGGATTCCCTGGAACAG CAG GTTATGGCTACCTTCCTGCTGAAACCATGGAAACAGTTGCAAGACGACAAGAGTTAATTCACAAGCAGAATATAGCCAG GATGGAGATGAATGCTATCCTGCACCAAAAAGAGCTGGAGAATGCCCACCAAAAGGGTCTGATTGGCATGGAGAATCCCATGATGTACCAGGGCATCCAACACAATCCCATGGCCTTCAGGGGCCGCCAGCGACTTCCAGAGGGACATGATGTCTTCATCCACCGTACTGCCCTTGAAGACTTGCATGCTAACAGTCTCCTCATGTCAAACCCCTACCCACCAATCAGCACATTGCAAAGGGAGCGAGGACGCAGGACAGGCAGAAGAGCCACCAATCACAAGAGCTCAGACAGCAACCTCACACTCCCCaaatgccaatcagaagagaAGAATGTAGAGCAAAGTCCAGGAGGTGCTTCAGGGGAGGAGAAGGAGGCAGAAGGAAAAGGTGACATGAGTAATGAGGCCCCCATCAGCAAACCACACCACACCATTATGGAAACTGAGCTGTCTTCAGGCAGTAGTAGAAAACGTTTTAAAGAAGGAGAGCCTGGGATTCACAAAGCCTGTATTAGTGGACAGGAGGGCTGCTCAGAAGTCACCAACTGCAAACCTAGCACCATTGACAAAGACATATCCAACCCATGCTCAGCTTTCCAAGAGAAATTTCTGTACCCTTCTGCCACTGGCCCAACTGGCATGCCCTACTTGCTTCCTGTGCCAGGAAAAGGATTTCTACCATTTG GGTCTCCTAATATGTTTCTCAATGGAGAAGATGTATCTTCACAGGAAGATGTTCGCAAGTGGACAGTTGATGATGTCTACAACTTTATAAGTGAAATACCAAGCTGCTCTGAATATGCACAG ACATTCAAAGACCACATGATTGATGGAGAGACATTGCCTCTTCTAACAGAGGACCACCTTCTGGACACACTTGGGCTAAAGCTTGGCCCTGCACTCAAGATACGATCACTG TTGTCCCGGCGATTGGGTAACATGTACTACAACATGATGAACTTGCCGTTGCCTGTGTCTGGTCTGCAGCCTGCACTTGAGAAAGGTGGGGACAGATCATCAGATATCAGCTCCCCCCTTAACTGCAACAGTGTGGAGATGCTTGGCAGTCCCCGGGACACAGAGGCCCTTAAATCCACAGAGCCTGTAACTGAAGCTGACAATTCTTCTCCCACACAAATGAGTGAGACAGCATGA